The genomic stretch CATATTGTGTTTGTCTTTTGTTGTGATCTAAATGAGGATTAGATCAaattttatggcaaatcacagtagaaaaccagtttattcctaggggttcaaatactttttcttgccactgtatattttcatatatttgTTGCTAAAAATTAAACCTGACAAACATCTACGTCGTTTAATGATCAATATTTACAAAAACCTTTTTTGATAAAATTttaattgttgttttgtttatgaTTTATAGGTGGTGAGTGTAGGACAGTAACTGTTCAGACTGGTGGATCTGTTGTTATTCCATGTCATTATGAaagtaaatacacacaaaacaagAAATACTGGTGCTTTGATACAAGACCATCTTACGATTACTGCTCTTTTCTGGCATATTCAAATGAAACCAACAGAAACGTGTCAGTAATTGATCATCCCGATCAGAGTTTATTTACTGTCACTATGAGAGACCTGCAGGAGCAAAACACTGGAACCTATTGGTGTGCTATTAAAATTGAAGGTGCTGCCTATGATGTGACAGAGTGGTTTTATATCACAATCCAATCAGGTATGAGAGATTTATTTTACACTTCATCATCAGATTGATCTTGTTTCtaataaatgtcaataaaaaatataatctgTCTGTGTGATGACAGCTCCTGAAGTCTCTGTGATGTCCAGCAGTGTAACTGTAGATGAAGGTGGTAATATCAGTGTACAGTGCCTCTACACTTCTACATAcaagaaaaaacacaaacagtgGTGCAGATATAAAGACAAGAGATGTTACACAGTGGGAAGATCTGACACATCCCAGAATGCATCAGTTGAGATCAGTGACGATAGGAGAGAATCTTTGACTGTGGTGATGTCTGGACTGATGAAGAGTGATTCTGGCTGGTATTACTGTTCTGTAGGAGATCTACAGGCTCCTGTTCAACTCACAGTCACTGGTAAAAGTCCTTCAATGATCAACTTTATAAAgccttttaaagaaaaaaatctaaaaatgtttcatctgTGTGTAGTTGCTAAAGTTTCTGTTGGAAATTCAACACCTGTTAAATTCATTAATGTGGAACCTACAACAAGTAATACAGTCACTGATGGAGAACCAACAACAGGTAATATAGTCTTAGTATAAAATGATTTAAGTCTTACTGGTGGTGATAACATGATAAAAGCAAATAAAACATTGTAATTCGTTATTTATTACATGGcactctggaatgcttgattctgattggtcagtccCAACCTTCCGAAGTTCACTAACCTCAAAAAGCAATCAGCTGACGGTAACAACACAGTCTCATCTGAGTACTGCCAGTCATGTTGACAGGTGCAGTTTAATCCTTACAAatcaattaaatataaaaatgcttAATTAATAACACATAcatcaatctctctctctctctccctctctctctcacttccGGTGTGACTGTTGAGCAAGAGTTGAGTTGCAGGAGTGTGGGCTGGAGTGTGTGAGTTTTTTGTCCTTTTCTTGGTGAGTGCTTAACTTTAGCTGTTAAATCATTTACTGTTTGTCTGGGGCGCGTGCTACCGTAATTGATACGGGCAGCATGGCGGCCCCGCGGTCACAAGTTTTGAGTAAACTCACTCGCCGTCATGGGGTTAAGGTAGAGGCTGCAGTGAGTGTAGAGGATTGCTGTATAGCTTTAGGAGAGGTTGTTGGACATGAAAAAATTATGTCCACTTCGAAAATGAATAATGCCAAATGTTGTTTTTTCTTAGTTCTGTTGAAAAAGCAAACGAGGTAGTTGAAACTGGTATAGTCATTGAGGGCCTTTTCATCCCTGTAATTCCTTTGTCCATGCCATCTAAAAAAGTGCTACTGTCTAATGTACCACCATTCATTGTGATGAAACACTACAGCGAATTTTGTCACGATATGGTAAAATTGTTTTGCCTATTTAGATGATTCCGATTGGTTGTAACCCTCTGCTTTTGAAACATGTGGTTTGTTTCAGGCGCTTTGTTTACATGATTCTTAAAGAAAACGAGGAACTTGATTTATCGTTACATCTCAAAGTGGATGAGTTTGATTATGTTATTTATGTTACAATGGAAAATTTGAAGTGTTTCAATTATGGAGAAGGGGGTCATTTAATTCGTGCCTGTCTGTGGAAAAGTAGAAACAATTCGGTGGTGTAATGGTTATTtcttgtgttctgtttttaggtcttttattttgatatcatGTTCTCGTTTCTAGTCTTTTATTTCGAATTCTTGTCATGTCATGCTTCACAttccacttcctgtttgttacTATAAAACCGGTTCAAACTCATAGTCACTTTGCTAAGTATTGTCGGCTGTAACCTGCATACCAAGCGTTCATAGTTCTTGTGTTGTTTCCTGTATCTTGTGTTAATGTTTTGGATTTTGACCCTTGCCTGTATTTTGGATTATGTTTGTGGATCACCCTTTGGATTTGTTAGCATGACCTTTtgagatttataaataaacttctTAGCATTTGGATTctactcgctctctctctctcgcttggTGTAAGGAGCCCCTTTGTTACAGAATACTTAGCCTTACCAGAATCCAGCAGAGGATTATTTATCCCAGCCAGCAAAATGGAATCCACAGCTCTACATTCGATACGCCAAGGTGAGGACTCTGTATTGGATTATATGGTCAGGTTTTGGAGTTTGGCATCCCAAGACGTCTGCCTGGAAAAGTGCTTGAGTACATGGTTCTGGCTAGGACTAAAGGCTATGGTACCTAAACAGGTACCACTAAACTGTGATTGCTTGTTGACAGATTTTGTGGGTGcagttttaaaaactgctatACCCTTCAATGCTCAGTGTGTCAAATCAGAGACTGTTCATGCCAAGTCTGCCAACACTGTTCACATAACGCCTGTTTTGTcacaccctgctgaaaaaaacaacatcaaaccagcatgggaggCTGGTGCTAGTGCTGGTTTGGTGTTgatttagctggtgttcactagcaaaccagcaccaaaacacaacatatgctggtctcgCTGGTATGCTGAATTTTCCAGCagtggtgtaatggttacagaATACTTAGCCTTACCAGAGTCCCGCTGCCGCCATGTCTGTATCTGTGCCCAAGATTGCTATTGCCATGCTTGCACCTGTTTTTAAGATGGCTAGCACCATACCAGCACCTATTATCAAGAGGGCCGTCGTCACAACCACACCTGTTCTCCAGAGGGCCGTTGCCATACCGGCACCTGTTGTCAAGATGGCTGCCATCCCTGAACCTGTCTTTGTCATGGCCCTGTGGTGTGTGTGGTCTGCTTTATTCTCTTCTGTTTCCTTTGATGTTTCCCAATCCCCTGAAACTGAATCATCCGAGTCATCTGATACACCTCCTGTCACAGCTAGAAGGTCCAAACCTGTGTCTCCTGCATTTGCAATCATGACTAGAAGTTCTAGAGTTCTAGAAGTCTGCTGAGCCTAACTTTCCTGAATTTCCTTTCATGACCATAATGCCTGTTTAGAGGTCTCATGTAGAGGCCGAGATGGTTACACCTGAATGCCCTGTGTCTTGTAGGTCAGCTATTATGGTCACTCCCAAGGACCAGGGACTCTCTGCCCTTGCCATAATGACCAACTCAATTTGACCAACCCTGAGGTCTCTGCCTGTTCCAAGATGGATATTTTTGTGCTCCATGAACTATCTGCCTGGCCCAAGAGTGCCAGTTTTTAGACTCACTGTATTTTCTGCTTTTATTGACCTGTCTTCTGCTAACTTTGCTATGCCAGTGAGGACGTGACCAAGGTGTCTAATCATCCACGTCTGCCTCATGATCCATGTCCACGTCTGCCCCATGATCCTGGCCCACTGCTGCCCCATGAGAGGGGTAAATGTAAATCAGTTCTTTCCTGACAATGAGCAGTTTGTTAATAAAACTAGACTGTTTATGTCAGATGGTTTATTTACAAACAAAGAGGTGTACCGACTAAAGAATAGAGTAAGGAAACTCACTGCTGACAATACTAATGATGGAAAAGACAAAGAaatgaaataatgaaatgaaaacaatgtcaATACTAtttgtggatatctatctattaggGGTGAAACGGTACATGTATTTGTTTCGAACAGAATCGGTACGGGGGTCACGGTTCGATGCATGAATTTAAACGGAGAATACAcggaatgaaaataaaaaaacttgcatgcaaaataattaatgtaatgCGGAACTACTGTTAGATACGCGAGTTCTTTAGGGACAGCTAATCTGTAGCCCCGCTTTAGCTCTGAACCTTTGATTGGCGCCGGTGCAGCTGAGCTCCGCCTATGTATGCGCTCTATCAAAGCCCGACTACATTCTCTGGCACTCTGCAGTTTTTTGTCAGGTTGACGGTctagtgagtgagtgagataGCAGTGACAGCGAGTATGGCAAATGGTGGTGAGGATCCGCTGGCCTCTTCAAGATCGCAAGTATGGCAAAACTTCACTTTTCCAGTCAGTTACAGTAGTACAGCCGAGAGAGTGGTGGAAAAGACGAGGACTGTGTGTCAGCGTTTTCAGCAGTTGTTGGGTATGTGAGTGGAAGTACATCTAatcagggctctcaagtctcacgcattcaccATGAGACACATGCATTTCATTCAGTTCACAcgccacaccttgtatttctcatGCTGAGAAGTAGGAGATAAATTGTCCTgctaatttaaaattaatggaCAAAGCGCAGGCATGCAGGGCAGTTCTGTCGAGttcagctgctttcagttttTTAAGTGTGCTCAACTTTATGCAGCGCCATCAGCGTCAGAGTACCGTGAGAAATCTTGCGGAGGAGGCTGATTTCAAATCActctcgcgttactctgacgtcatccactTGTCGTTTCTTGCAGCGCCTCATGAAGTCATACACACCTATTAATGCATCCTACAAGCctactttttttgtttattagtacattaatatgaaataaatgtgctaaaatgtaatttaaaatgtatttaggtcacttgtaatacatttgaaacccatctttgtatgaaagataAGTACAAgattatacatttttgttatacAAGATAGTTTGTTACTGGTAAATGCATAttcagttcatattcatgacatctCACAATAACACCGATAAGGACAcctatgtttttaagattatcttaagtactaaaataaatatttgtcttctgcatttttgttttgcttttcccTCCATTGTACTGAAATTGAACCGAACCGTGATTTCTGTGTATCGTTCCACCCCTACTATCTATtgtaggcagatatataaacaatatccacctttagtatatagacagaattttattgaattatttgtgtttcaaCCAAATTTTCTATCAGGTGTTGCAaaaaaccctctgtttgttacaattaacaccacctatggggtaagttgtaacgtttacACTCCTGTCGCTTTCTGTGTAATTGTACAATAAcagtaggtcccacaaacaaaccttgagtgttcatttgtagcagagaggtgtgttaattgtgtaaaaaaattattaatctaacctaaatatttttttaatgatagagccaaagtcaaaaagcgttaggttgtgcaccgctttctgtatttatattgttttggtCAGACTTTAGGAACACAAAAGCATTATTTAAGTCTTTGAGGCAGTGGTGGGATTACGGTAAAGCCCAAATAAAGCAattttatgtacagtatatgcaaAATGTCACTAAAAAGActaattttaatataaacatcttggagactgaaatttttaaaattacaaaaattgGCTGCACAAACTGGTGATCGTAATTTGTTAGACATATTGTCAAACAAAAAGACCCAGTTAGCCGATTTGCTGGGAACTATAATGCAAGGAGCTCTGGTCAGGTCACGGTTCCAGAGGGTAAACCAGATGGATGCTCCATCTAAATTCTTTTTTCATTTAGAAAAACGGGCAGAGTGGCGCAATTCATGCCTTACTTTCTGAATCTGGTACTTTTCTAACACCCTGCAGACATTCCTAGgagagcattttttttaatgaaaatttaCATCAAGATGAGATTGGGAATAATATTAAAGATGATAGTACTTTTTCCGATGATCATTCTCAGCTGTCGCATGAAGCCAGCACTGCAATCTCAGGTGATTTGAGAATGGAGGAAGTGTATGAAGCCTTACAACGTATGGAGTCTGGGAAAGCTCCAGGGATCGACGGATTACCAGTTGATTTTTACAAGTCTTTCTGGCCAGTACTGTGCAAAGATTTGCTGGATGTACTGTGTGAAAGTTTGGCAGAAGGCCAACTACCTTTGAGCTGCCGTAGAGCAGTGCTAACCCTCCTTCCAAAGAAAGGCGACCTTACAGATATTAGGTGTTGGCGACCTGTTTCGTTACTTTGTACCGACTCTAAATTGCTCTCCAAAGCATTGGCCAGTAGGTTGGCAAGGGTGATGGAGTGTGTTGTCCATATTGATCAGACTTATTGCATTCCCGGCAGATCTATTTTTGATAATGTTTCTTTGATAAGAGATCTGTTTGAAATCTCCAAGATGCATAACCTAGATTGTGGTcacaattttcaagattttcaTTTGCCAagattttattaataatattaaagttCTCTATAGTGGCGTCCAGTGTATACTGAAGGTTAACAGAGGTTTAACTGCcccttttaatgtttttagagGTGTTAGACAGGGTTGTTCATTGTCTCGTATGTTATACTCATTGGCAATTGAACCTCTTTTACACCAAATAAGAATTAAACTTCAGGGTATTTGTCTGCCAAATTGTGATAAAAATCTTGCTTTATCCGGATGATGTTATGGTAATGATTAGTGGACAAAGTGACATAGAGGCTTTGTCAAAATTACTTATTGATTTTAAAGAGTTATCTTCAGCAGTGTCAACTGGAAAAAAGTGAAGCTGTTAAATTAGGCAAGTGGTCAAATGGAAGACCACAACTCCCCAAAGGCCTAAACTGGGTAGAATCATGTCTACAATATTTAGGTGTGTTTTGGGGTGACAAATCAATAGTACAAAGAAATTGGGAAGGTGTTATGAAAAAAATGACATCTTAATAAATGGAAGTACTTATTGCCAGCAATGTCATTCAGGGGACACATCTCAATCATTAACAACTTGGTTGCATCCTCATTATGGCACAAATTAATGTGTGTTGATCGTCCTATTCTTTTAATAGCAAAGATTCTAGCTTTAGTGGTTGATTATTTGGGGGGATAAAATGCACTGGGTCTtacaaagtattttatttttacccaAAGAGAATGGTGGACATGGtttaatacacacacaaagCAGATTAGCAACTTTCTTGATGCAGTTTGCTCAAAGGTTGCTTATGGGTTCACGTAGTTTAAAATTGTCTGCTGCTGCTTATGTGATTTTACATAAGACAGAAAGCTTGGGATTGGATAGAACTCTATTTCTATTGGAACCTttgaagttgaacatttctacCTTGCCAGTATTTTACAGGAACACTCTTAAAGTTTGGAGTCTTTTTGACTTTAAACAACAGACTTTTTGCAATCTCTTCATTGGCTCCTACAAGAGCCATTAATTCATGGATCATGTTTGAATTTATCTGGAAATGCTTTTTTTCCGGGTCTCAAAAGGCACTCATTGATAATAAAATCATCACCTTGGGGCATTTATTGGATATATCCGGATCTGATTTTAAGAATGAAGAAGCGGTAGCCCAATGTCTGAATATAAGATTAACCCGTTTAGTTGCACAGCTTCTGTCGAAGTGGCAGTCAGCACTTAGTTCATCGGAAAGGGCCTTGCTGATGGATCTTTGTGATGGAATTGCGTAAGACAATCCTATGGGCTTCTTTCCTGATTTGTTTATCTCACTGAACTTGATAGATTTTTctggtgtgtgttttttttagaaTCTGTTGAATTTGAGAATGTGTACCTCTCTCTTGTGCCAGAAAAACACTATACAAGCATTGTGTGATTGTCCTTTTTGTTCTGAGAGAGAGACTCTCTTTCGTGTTTTTTTGCTTTGTTCCAGATTACAGCCTTTGTTTGATCTGGTAGGAAGTATTTGTGACAGGTGCAAGGAAGCATTCTCTCGAGAAGTTTTTATTCTAGGCTTTAAATATGTGGCGAAAAGAAGATATCTGTGCCAGATGCAAAATTTTGTCTTGGGCCAGGCTAAAATGGCAGTCTACATGAGTAGGAAGAAGAAAATTGTGCAAAATTTTAGTCAAGATATTAATGTTATATTTTCAAACATGGTGCAATCAATGATTTTGATTGATTTTAATTAGGCTATTATAAGCTAGTGGACGATTTTGTCGTGATGAGGCGTTATGTTGCCTAATTGAGGGTGATTAGTTTTTTACTTTTTCAGTGTGACTCTTTTATAAGCCACATTGGTGCTTATGGTATTTTAGTTGTaatatgtttttgaatgtaGCGATGTtaaaattctctctctctctctctctctctctctctctctctctgatctTTGTTTCTTAGCAGACATACAGCTCTCCCTACTATAACACCAACTCCCAAAAACAACAATCAAATATCAAGTACTAAAGAGCCAAAAAGGTATTAAAAAAAGAATGTTTCCGTTTTTTTCtagttaattattttattaattttatttgttttttatgcgTTATGATCTATCATCTGCATTTAGTTTTTGCATTGTTATTTATTATCACAGACAGTATCTAAAGTTGTGGCTTCTACCCATTGTTCTGATTCTGCTGCTGATTTTGGTTACTGTGACATCTGAAATACTGAGAAACAAACACAGTCagtattacattacatttaatgccCATATTTGTGTTTTCTGAAGTTGATGTTTCCTGTCCAATAATCATTTATATGTTTCAACAGTTTGTATTGATGTATAAGTACACattaagaaatataaatatatattttactaacagaaagaaaaaacaatcaTATCACACATGAGAAAAAAGATGAAGCCAGTGATAAAGTGAGTAATTATTTGTTGACATTTGTTTATATAGCAGATGTTTTTAATACAAAGTGACTTCAGTTTTGTGGAATGTAACACAAGAGATTCATCCTATATGGAGATGATTACATTAGAAGTGATGTAATAGTTACACAAGTGTCTGGAAAAGTTTTATGTGTGACAGTAAAGTATTGAGAGCCTGAAACTGATGTGTGTTTATTGACAGGACGACTCGGTCAAT from Paramisgurnus dabryanus chromosome 6, PD_genome_1.1, whole genome shotgun sequence encodes the following:
- the LOC135767074 gene encoding uncharacterized protein isoform X2, with translation MKIQMDMMKILRNETSQLFRMQTVSLKFILVILWLITGGECRTVTVQTGGSVVIPCHYESKYTQNKKYWCFDTRPSYDYCSFLAYSNETNRNVSVIDHPDQSLFTVTMRDLQEQNTGTYWCAIKIEGAAYDVTEWFYITIQSAPEVSVMSSSVTVDEGGNISVQCLYTSTYKKKHKQWCRYKDKRCYTVGRSDTSQNASVEISDDRRESLTVVMSGLMKSDSGWYYCSVGDLQAPVQLTVTVAKVSVGNSTPVKFINVEPTTSNTVTDGEPTTVPTFRSSLTSKSNQLTVTTQSHLSTASHVDRHTALPTITPTPKNNNQISSTKEPKSHRQYLKLWLLPIVLILLLILVTVTSEILRNKHKRKNNHITHEKKDEASDKDDSVNSSSVNPECDVTYISVIKLPKTKADDSVNSSSVNPECDVTYSSVINLAKTEACEPADVEENVIYSSLCV
- the LOC135767074 gene encoding uncharacterized protein isoform X3, producing MKIQMDMMKILRNETSQLFRMQTVSLKFILVILWLITGGECRTVTVQTGGSVVIPCHYESKYTQNKKYWCFDTRPSYDYCSFLAYSNETNRNVSVIDHPDQSLFTVTMRDLQEQNTGTYWCAIKIEGAAYDVTEWFYITIQSAPEVSVMSSSVTVDEGGNISVQCLYTSTYKKKHKQWCRYKDKRCYTVGRSDTSQNASVEISDDRRESLTVVMSGLMKSDSGWYYCSVGDLQAPVQLTVTVAKVSVGNSTPVKFINVEPTTSNTVTDGEPTTVPTFRSSLTSKSNQLTVTTQSHLSTASHVDSRHTALPTITPTPKNNNQISSTKEPKRQYLKLWLLPIVLILLLILVTVTSEILRNKHKRKNNHITHEKKDEASDKDDSVNSSSVNPECDVTYISVIKLPKTKADDSVNSSSVNPECDVTYSSVINLAKTEACEPADVEENVIYSSLCV
- the LOC135767074 gene encoding uncharacterized protein isoform X4; protein product: MKIQMDMMKILRNETSQLFRMQTVSLKFILVILWLITGGECRTVTVQTGGSVVIPCHYESKYTQNKKYWCFDTRPSYDYCSFLAYSNETNRNVSVIDHPDQSLFTVTMRDLQEQNTGTYWCAIKIEGAAYDVTEWFYITIQSAPEVSVMSSSVTVDEGGNISVQCLYTSTYKKKHKQWCRYKDKRCYTVGRSDTSQNASVEISDDRRESLTVVMSGLMKSDSGWYYCSVGDLQAPVQLTVTVAKVSVGNSTPVKFINVEPTTSNTVTDGEPTTVPTFRSSLTSKSNQLTVTTQSHLSTASHVDRHTALPTITPTPKNNNQISSTKEPKRQYLKLWLLPIVLILLLILVTVTSEILRNKHKRKNNHITHEKKDEASDKDDSVNSSSVNPECDVTYISVIKLPKTKADDSVNSSSVNPECDVTYSSVINLAKTEACEPADVEENVIYSSLCV
- the LOC135767074 gene encoding uncharacterized protein isoform X1, yielding MKIQMDMMKILRNETSQLFRMQTVSLKFILVILWLITGGECRTVTVQTGGSVVIPCHYESKYTQNKKYWCFDTRPSYDYCSFLAYSNETNRNVSVIDHPDQSLFTVTMRDLQEQNTGTYWCAIKIEGAAYDVTEWFYITIQSAPEVSVMSSSVTVDEGGNISVQCLYTSTYKKKHKQWCRYKDKRCYTVGRSDTSQNASVEISDDRRESLTVVMSGLMKSDSGWYYCSVGDLQAPVQLTVTVAKVSVGNSTPVKFINVEPTTSNTVTDGEPTTVPTFRSSLTSKSNQLTVTTQSHLSTASHVDSRHTALPTITPTPKNNNQISSTKEPKSHRQYLKLWLLPIVLILLLILVTVTSEILRNKHKRKNNHITHEKKDEASDKDDSVNSSSVNPECDVTYISVIKLPKTKADDSVNSSSVNPECDVTYSSVINLAKTEACEPADVEENVIYSSLCV